The sequence TCCCACTGTTCAATCCGTCTCCCCCAGCTCGAAGGCGGACGTGCCGGTGTGGTGCTTGCGCTTCGTGAGCTGGTGCTCCTCACGCAGCTGGTTCTCGTAGAAGGGCAGGTGCTCCGCGGTGCGCTGCTTGCGCAGCGCGCGGATGGTCTCGTGCTCCGTGGTGTTGCTGTAGCCGTGCTTCGTGTGCTCGCGCGCGTAGGCCTGGGGCTCCAGCACCATCCGCGTCGGGTAGCGGTTCTGCAGGACGTGGATGAGCTCGTGCCCGTACACGATGAACGCCGGCGCGGGGATGGGGTGCTGCTCTCGGGAGTAGTTGCGCTGCGTGCTGTCACGCAGCCCGGAGCGCAGGCTGAGCCTGGAGCCTCGGCCGGAGGCCTTGCCCGCGAGCCCCGGCGCCGGTTCGCTCAACAGGTAGTCCTCGCCGTGGCCGTCCTCGTCGTACCAGCTGAGCTCCACCTCCAGCTCCCCGATGCGCTTCCCCACGGCATCGCGCCGCGTGCCCAGCTCCGCGTAGGGCTTCGACGACGTCTCCAGACGCTTGCGCAGCTCGCCCCAGGACTCGCTGCCCTGCCGCGCGGACTCCTCCATGCGCGTCAGCTCCTCGCTCATCCCTTCGTACTCGTCCTTGAGGCGCTGAAATTCCTCCGACGTCGCCGTCAGGCGCTGCTTGTTCACCACCACCTTCTGCCGGAAGTTGGCGGACGGCGTGAACGCCTGGGTCAGCACCAGCGTCACCGGCCACTGCGGATCCTCGCGCGTCTCGCGGAGGATCCACCGCATCAGCTCGCGGCCATGCGGACGCGACAGCAGCCGGGCGTGGATGGCGCGCACCTCGCGAAGGCCGCGCGCGTACTGCGCGCCGGTGGGCAGCTTCACCGCGCCCGTGCCCTTCCGCAGCGCGTCCCAGTCCGCGTCCAGCTGCTGCCGGGCCGCGCTCCCCAGCGTCGCGCGGTCCGGCGTGTAGAGCAGCAGGTTCTTCGTGTGGACGTAGTCCACCAGCTCGATGTGCTTCTCCTGGATCTCCACCGCCAGCCGCATCAACAGCAGGCGCGAGGCCTTGGAGCCCGCCAGCCGCTCGCGCTCCAGGTCGAACAGCCGGTACAGCAGGTGCTCCGCCGTATCGAGCGCCTTGAGCCGCGCGTCCACCCACGCCTGCTTGCCGGTGAAGTAGTACGTGGCCTTGCCGCCCCAGCCACTCCAGTCCGCATGGAACGCATCGAGCGCGGCGCAGAACGGCCGGATGAACTCATCCAGCCGCGACACGATGGGCAGCAGCCCCCGGGGCTCCAGGCCCAGGTCCGTCTTGAAGTCCGCCGACGTACTCAACGCCATGTCCGCTCCCGGTGTCCCAGCGGAGCGCGACGCTAGCACGCACCTTTCACCCACTTCGCCGCCGGATGCGCACACTCACTCCGTGGACGGAGAACACTCGCCTCATCCCAACGGATGACATGCCTTCCACGGGTGCCTACCCCTGATGCTCAGGAGGCGCGGGAACGGACGTGGGCAAGGGCGGACGATGGTGGGGGGGAATCATGGGGGCGTTGTTGCTCGCGGGATGTCCGTCCGCGTGCAACACGAAGGAATCGTCTCGCCCATTCCAGCTCACGGGGCAGGTGGGGTCGCGTGGGGCGGGCTTCGCGGCGGCGCTGTACCAGACGACGGGCGTGCGGATGGAACCGCGCAACCGCATCCGGTGGGCGAACAACGGCGCCGTCTTCGACGTGATGGTGGAAGAAATCGGCCGGGCCCGCGCCTCCATCAACCTGGTCATGTTCATCTGGCGGCCGGGCCGTGCGTCCGACCGGATGATTGAAGCACTCGCCGAGCGCACCAAGGCCGGCGTGCACTGCCGCATCCTGGTGGACCCGCTGGGCAGCGGCCCGTTCGAGAAGGAGGTGAAGCCCAGGCTGGAGTCCATCGGCTGCGAGGCGCACCTGTTCCGCCCGCTGCCGGCGGACGAGAACCTGGCGCGCAACCACCGCAAGATCGTCGTGGTGGACGGCAAGGTGGCCATCACCGGCGGGCTCGCCATCCAGGACGAGTGGCTGGGCGAGGCGCGCAACGAGAAGGAGTGGCGCGACACCAACGTGCGGGTGCAGGGCCCGGTGGTGGCGCAGCTCCAGCAGGCGTTCGCGGAGAACTGGCAGGAGACGACGGGCGAGCTCCTGCCCACGACGGACTTCCCCACGCTGTCGGTGGCGCAGCCCGGCCTGGACGCCGCGGGTGAAGGCTGGGCGGCCTTCGTCAGCAGCACGGCGAACCCGGAGGTGACGCGCGCCGAGCGATTGACGCAGCTCATGGTGAAGGCGGCGAAGAAGCGGCTGTGGATTTCGCAGGCGTACTTCACGCCCAACGACGCGCTGACGGCGCTGCTGGTGGAGAAGGCGCGCGCGGGCGTGGACGTGCGGGTGCTGGCGCCGGGGGACAAGAACGACCAGAAGGCCATCACGGTGCTCCAGCGCCAGACCTACGACACGCTGCGGGCAGCGGGCGTGCGGCTCTGGGAGTACCAGCCGTCGATGATGCACGCGAAGACGATGCTGGTGGATGACCGGCTGGTGCTGGTGGGGTCCATCAACTACGACGCGCTGTCGTTCAACCTGCTGGAGGAGGGCTCGCTGGTGCTGGAGGACCTGGAGGCGGCGCGCCAGTTGGAGGCCATCTTCCTGGAGGACCTGACGCACGCAAGAGAGGTCCAGGCCGAGCAGGCCCAGCGCTGAGCCACGGCTGTCCGGTTTCACGCGCGGCCCCGGGAAACAGTGGGCAAGGGGTGGCCGTGTGCGCAAGAAGGGCCTCCGGGGCCAGGCAGGTGACGGCCCGGGAGGCATCGACATGAGCAGCGCAGCTCCTCGTCATCTCTTCGTCGCGGGCGCCACGGGCGCGACGGGCCGCACGCTGATGCGGCAGGCCCTGGCGAAGGGCATCGCCGTGACGCCGCACGTGCGGCCCAGGAGCGCGAACACGGAGCCCGCGAGCACCTGGCCGAAGAAGGCGGTGCTGGAGCTGGCGGACGGGCCCGCGCTGGTGGAGGCGATGAAGGGCAGCACGACGGTGCTCCAGCTCATCGGCACGATGCGCAAGCGCTTCGCGGCCGGGGACACCTACGAGACGAGCGACATCGGCACCACGCGGCAACTGGTGGACGCGGCGAAGGCGGCGGGGGTGGACCACTTCGTGTTGCTGACGTCGGTGGGAGCGGGGAGCCCGGTGGGCGCGTACCTCAAGGCCAAGGCGGAAGCGGAGCGCATCGTCCGCGAGAGCGGCATCCCCTACACGATGGTCCGCCCGCCCGCGCTGGAGGGCGAATACCACGCACCGCCCGGCATCCTGCACGCCCTGGGCAAGCTGCCCCTCCTGGGCAACCTGAAGCCCATGCACCTGGATCAACTGGCCGCGGTGCTGCTGCGAATCTCGGAGCGCCGCGCGCCGCTGGACACCGCGCTGGAAGGCAAGCGCCTCTGGGCGGAGGTCGAAGCGGTAGGCCGGTAGCCCGCGCCTACTCCTTCACCGCGCCGGCCGTGAGCCCGGACACGATGCGCCGCTGGAACAGCACCGTGAGCACCACCAGTGGCAGCGTGGCCACCACGGACGCGGCGGCGATCTCTCCCCAGGGTTCCTTGTACTCGCTGGCGAAGAGGCTGATGGCCACCGGCACCGTGCGCTTCTCCGGCGTGGACAGGAACGTCAGCGCGTAGAGGAACTCGTTCCACGCGAAGATGAAGACCAGGATGGCCGTCGTCGCCAGGCCCGGCGCCGCCAGCGGCAACAGCACCCTGCGGAACGCGCCCACCGGCGTGCACCCGTCCACCCGCGCCGCCCGGTACAGCTCGTCCGGCAGCTGGCGGAAGAACGACGTCAGCACCCACAACGTCAGCGGCAGCGCGAACGTCGTGTACGGCAGCGCCAGCCCCACCAGGCTGTCCCTGAGCCCCACCGCGTTGAGGATGAGGTACAGCGGGCTCACCGTCGCGATGGGCGGGAACATCGACACGCCCAGCGCCGCGGACAGCAGCGGTCCCCGCCCCCGGAACTCCAGCTTCGCCAGCGCGAACGCCGCGGACGCGCCCACCGTGAGACAGAACACCGTCGTCAGCGTCGCCACCACCAGCGAGTTCAACACCGCCCACAGGAACGGCCGCCCGAACAGCACGCTCTCGTAGTTCGCCCCCGTCAGGTGCGAAGGCCACGGCCGCGTCAGCTCGCCGTCCGGCCACAGGCTCGTCAGCACCTGCCAGAGGAACGGGCCCAGGAAGAACGTGAGGAACGCCACCACGGCCAGCGCCGTGCCCAGCCCCGGCCGCTTCATCGCCGCCCCTCCTCGCGCCCCAGCCAGCGCAGCCACACCACCGCCAGCAGCACCACGCACAGGAACGTCGCCACCGACAGCGCGCTGCCGTAACCGAAGTCCCCGGAGCGCATCAGCGTCTTGTACGCGTAGATGCTCAGCGTCTCCGTCGTGTTCGCCGGCCCGCCCTCCGTCAGCACATAGATGGCGTCGAACACGCGGAACGCGTCCAGCGACCGGAACAGCACCGCCAGCAGCAGCGCGGGCTTCAAGAGCGGCAGCGTGATGGACCGGAACTGCCGCCACGTCGAGGCGCCATCCACGCGCGCCGCCTTGTAGAGGTCCTCCGGAATGCCCTGGAGCCCCGCCAGCACCAGCAGCGCCACGAAGGGCGTCGTCTTCCACACGTCCACCAGGATGGCCGCGTGCAGCGCATACCCCGGCGCGCCCAGCCAGTTCACCTCCGCGCCCCCCAGCATCCGGTTGATGAGCCCGTAGTCCGGGTTGAACATCCACGCCCACAGCCTCGCGCTCACCACCGTGGGAATCGCCCAGGGCACCAGCACCGATGCGCGCAGCAGCCCCCGCCCCGGGAACGCGCGGTTGAGCAGCAGCGCCAGCGGCACCGCGAGCAACAGCTCCACCGTCACCGCCACCGCCGTGAAGTACGCCGTGTTCCCCAGCGCGGACCAGAAGCGCACGTCCCCCATCAGGTAGACGTAGTTCTCCAGCCCCGTGAAGCGCCGCTCGCCGAACACCAGGATGAAGCGGTGCAGGCTCAGCCACACCGCCGCCAGCACCGGGTACAGCGCCACCACCGCCAGCACCAGCACGGCCGGCGCCACCAGCAGGTACGCCTGCCGCCGCTCCCGCGCCTGCGAACCCGCGCCCCTCACTCCGCCTCCTCCTTCGGCTGCTCACCCGTCAGGTGATCCACCTGCTTCTGCGCGCGGGTGAGCGACACCTCCGGAGTGCGCAGGCCCGCGACGGCGGCGGAGAACTCGCTCTGGAGCACGTCCGCGATGAGCAGGTAGTACGGCGTCACCGGCCGGGGCCGCGCCCGCGTCAGCGCCTCCTTCAGGCTCGCGATGAATGGCTCCTCGGCGCGCAGCTCCGGGTCGTCATACAGCGCGAGCCTCGGAGGGTTGCGCGCGTAGTGCAGCGCCAGCACGCGGTTCGCCTCCGGCGACGTCAGGTGCGCGATGAGCCGGGCCGCCGCCTTGCGCCGAGCGGGCGACACGTGCGCGTTCACCGCCAGTTGCCATCCGCCCAGCGTCCCCCACCCCGGCTGTCCATCCTTCGTCGGCAGGGGCGCGATGCCCACCTTCCCCCGGATGGGAGAGCCCTCCGCCTGCGCCTCGCTCCACGCATAGGGCCAGTTGCGCATGAACACCGCGCGGCCCTCCTGGAACACGCGCCGGGACTCCTCCTCGCCAAAGCCCGTGACCGTGGGAGGCGACAGCCCTTCGGCGATGAGCCCGTGCAGGTACGCCAGCGCCTCGCGCGCGGCCTCCGTCTCCAGCAGCACGCGCCCGTCCGGTCCCAGCGACTGGCCGCCGTGGCCCCACAGCGCCTCGTACACGTTGCAGGTCAGGCCTTCGTATTGCCGGCCCTGCCACACGTAGCCCTGAAGGCCGGGCGTCTTCGCCATCGCGTCGCGGGTGAAGCGCCGCAGCTCCTCGTAGGTGCGCGGCGCGCGAGGCACCAGGTCCGTGCGGTAGTAGAGGACGCCCACGTCCACGTACCAGGGCACCGCGTACGTGCGGCCGTTCATCACGACGGCGTCCACCGGGCCGGGCAGGAAGTCCTCGCGCAGGCGCGCGGGAGGGAAGTCCTCGGACAGGTCCGCGACCCAGCCCGCGCGAGCGAACTCCGGCACCCAGACGACGTCCGCCACCAGCACGTCGAAGTCCGTGGCCCCGCCCTGCAACGACGTGAGGAAGAACTGGTGCGCCAGGTCCGATGAGTTCGGCAGCGCCTCCGTCACCAGCTCCACGTCCGGGTTGGCGCGCTCGTACTTCGCCAGCAGCTCACGGAACGGCTTCGGGTCGCCCCACAGCGGCTGGAACTTGAAGACGATGCGCGTGCGGCCCCCGGTGCCCGCCTCCTCGGACGAGCGCCGGCACCCTCCCACACAGAGGCCCAGCGCGACGAGGAGGACGAGGAGGCGGCCCATGCGCCCGGATGACTCCAGCGCGAAGGCCCACCGTCAACGACAAGCCCCGCGCCCGGTCATCCAGGCGACATGCCCGGCACGGGCACCAGCGGTCCCGGCCCGGGAGAGAACAGCCGCCGCGCCGTCGCGCCCACCGCGCGGCACGCGAGCGCATCCACCGCGCCGCCCACCAGTCCACCGGCCAGCGGCACCACCTTGGACAGGTTCACGACGCCCTTCTGCGACGCCTTGCTCACCAGCCGGAAGCCCACCGCGCGGTTGATGCTGCTGAGCGCGTGCTTCGGCACGGCCTCCAGCGCGCGCATGCCCAGTTGCTGGCTGACTTCGATGCCGGCCTGCTTCACCACTTCCTTGCCAATGTCCCCCACGATGGCCAGCAGCGTGAGGGTCCGCACGCGGTCCTCCTCCACGTCGTGCCCGTGGATGCGAGCAATGGCGCCAACGAGCCGCGCCTGCACCGCCCACGACACGCCCAGCCCCGCGGGCAGCGACACCGGCAGCGTGAGCAGGCCGCCCAGTCCGGACAGGAAGCCCGTGGTGAACAGCTTCCCCGTCTCCCAGTGGATGAGTGAGTCGATGCGCGCCTCGTGGTTCGGATAGCGCGAGTCCGCCAGGTACTCGTCCGCCAGCCCCGTCGCGCTGCACAGCGGCCCCAGGCCCTCGAAGCCCGCGTCCAGGACGGCGTTCACGACTTCCAGCGGCTTCGACATGCGTCCACCTTCCACCTTGAAACCCGGAGACAACAGTTACTGCGTGTCCCGCACCGGCACGCGAGGCAGGCGCACGGTGAACACCGTGCCCTCCGCCGCGGAGGACTGCGCGTTCACCGTCCCGCCGTGCGCCAGCACCAGCTGCCGCACGATGTAGAGCCCCAGCCCGATGCTGCGCTCGGAGCGGCCCACCGTCGTCCCGCGCTGGAGCGGCTCGAAGATGCGCGGCAGCATCTCTGGCGGAATGGGGTCGCCTCCGTTGCGCACGTGCACCACGACGGCGTCCGGCTCGCCCTGGCTCTCCACGCGCACCGGTGTGGTCTCCGGGCTGTACTTCAGCGCGTTGCCCAGCAGGTTGGAGAGCACCTGCGCCATCCGGTCGGAGTCCCACGTCCCCTGCCCGTCGCCCGCCTGCTCCATCTGGATGGTGCGCTCCGGATGCGCCGTGCGCGCCTCCTCCACCACCTGCAACGTGAGCGCGTGGAAGTCACACGGCGCCGCCTGCACCGGGATGCCGCCGCCCATGCGCGCCTGCGTGAAGTCCAGGAGGTCGCGGATCATCCGCGTGGCCCGCTCCGCCGCGGACAGGATGCGCGCCGCCGCCTTCGCGTGCCACGGCTGGATGTCGTCCCGCCGCAGCATCAGCGACGCGCCGGTGAGGATGGCGCCCAGGGGGTTGCGCAGGTCGTGGCTCACGATGCCAATGAGCTGCTGCTCGAACTCCACCCGCGCCTGCGCCTCGTGCACCAGCTTCTGGCGCTCCTCCTCCGCCCGCCTGCGCTCCGTGATGTCGCGCATGGCGCCCACGATGCGCCGCGCCTTCCCGCTCGCCCCGCGCAGGATGGAGCCCTGCGCCGCCACGTACGCGTACGCCCCGTCCTTGCGCAGCACGCGGTACTCGTCCTGCCACCGGTCCTCGTCGGAATCGAACGCCCGCTGCAGCCCCGCCAGCACGCGCTCGCGGTCCTCGCCGTGGATGTGCCGGCGCCACCACGCGGCGTCCGCGCCCACCTCTTCCAGGGGGAAGCCGAAGACCTCCTCCGTCGCGTCGCCAATCCAGTGCATCGCGTCCGTCTGGAGGTCCAGGTCCCAGATGGCGTCGAAGCTCGCGTGGGCCACCAACTGGTAGCGCTCCTCGGAGCGGCGCAGCGCCTCCTCCGTGCGCTTGCGCAGCCGCACCCCTTCCGCCTCGCGCAGCGCCCGCCGCACGCTGGGGCCCAGCCGCTCCAGCCGGTCCTTGAGCACGTAGTCCGTGGCGCCGCGCTTGAGCAGCTCGATGGCGCGGTCCTCGCCCAGCGCGCCGGACACGAAGAGGAACGGCGTGTCCGGGCACACGGCCTGCGCCGCCTCCAGCGCGCTCATCCCGTCGAAGCCCGGCACGTTGTAGTCGGACAGGATGAGGTCGAACTTCCCCTTCTCCAGCGCCGCGACGAAGGCCGCCCGGCCCGGCACGCACTCCAGCGTCGAGGGCAGGCCGCCCTCCTCCAGCTGCGCGGCCACCAGCTGCGCGTCCAGCGGGCTGTCCTCCAGCAGCAGGATGGACAGCGGCCGCTCCGCCGAAGGCAGCGGGGTCAGCAGCTCCCGTGCGGCACTGCCGCGAGCGCTCACTTGGGGGCTCCGCTCGTGCCGGGCGAGCCCGGAGGCGGCTGGTTCACCACGGCCCAGAACAGCCCCAGCTCGCGCAGCGCGGACACGAAGTCCGGGAAGGCCACGGGCTTCACCACGTAGGCGTTCACGCCCAGGCCGTAGCTGCGCGCCAGGTCCCGCTCCTCGCGCGACGAGGTGAGCATCACCACCGGCACCGCCTTCAGCTCCGGGGCGCCCTTCACCTTCTCCAGCACCTCCAGCCCGTCCACCTTGGGCAGCTTCAGGTCCAGCAGCACCACCGCCGGATGGCCGTCCTGCCGGCCCGCGTACTCGCCCTTGCGGAAGAGGTAGTCCAGCGCCTGTTGCCCGTCGCGCACGACCACGACTTCATTCGCCAGGTGCACCTCCTCCAGCGCGGCCAGCGTGAGCGCCACGTCGTTGGCGCTGTCTTCCACCAGGAGGATTCGCTTCAGCTCGATCACGCGTGCGTCTCGACTTTCTTCTCCGCCGGAGAAGCGCGGGGCAGGGTGAAGGTGAAGGTCGCGCCCTGCCCCACGGCGCCCTCCGCCCAGGTCCGTCCGCCATGGCGCGACACGATGCGCCGCACGTTCGCGAGCCCGATGCCGGTGCCCTCGAACTCCTCGGCCGTGTGCAGGCGCTGGAAGACGCCAAACAGCTTGTCCACGTACTGCATCTCGAAGCCCACGCCGTTGTCGCGCACCCAGACGGTGACCTCGCCGTCCGTCTCGCGCGCCCCCACCTCGATGAGGGCCTCCGGCTTCGGACGCGTATACTTCAACGCGTTGGCCAGCAGGTTGTGGACGACCTGCCGCAGGAGCGCCGGGTCCCCCTCCACCGAGGGCAGGCTTCCCACCCGCCACTCCACCTGCCGCCCGTTCGCCTCCGGCGCGAGGTCGCGCCGGGCCTCCTCCACCAGCTGGCCCAGGTCCACCCGCGACTGGCGCAGCTCCGCCCGGCCCATGCGGCTGAACGCCAGCAGGTCGTCCACCAGCGTGCCGCCCTGCTTCGCCGCGCCCGCGATGGTGGAGAGGTAGCCCTTCGACACGTCGTCCAGCTTCGCGCCAGCCCGCCGCTCCAGCAACTGCGCGAACCCGGTGATGTGGCGCAGGGGCGCGCGCAGGTCGTGCGACACGGAGTAGCTGAAGGACTCCAGCTCCTTGTTCGCCTCCTGGAGCTGGGCGGTGCGCTCGCGCACGCGCCTCTCCAGGCCGGTGTTGAGGTGGCGGATCTCCTCCTCCGCGTGCTTGAGGCTCTCCAGCGTGCGGCGCTCGTCGTCGATGTCCGTGTTGGTGCCGAACCAGCGGGCGA comes from Corallococcus macrosporus and encodes:
- a CDS encoding ABC transporter permease subunit, whose protein sequence is MRGAGSQARERRQAYLLVAPAVLVLAVVALYPVLAAVWLSLHRFILVFGERRFTGLENYVYLMGDVRFWSALGNTAYFTAVAVTVELLLAVPLALLLNRAFPGRGLLRASVLVPWAIPTVVSARLWAWMFNPDYGLINRMLGGAEVNWLGAPGYALHAAILVDVWKTTPFVALLVLAGLQGIPEDLYKAARVDGASTWRQFRSITLPLLKPALLLAVLFRSLDAFRVFDAIYVLTEGGPANTTETLSIYAYKTLMRSGDFGYGSALSVATFLCVVLLAVVWLRWLGREEGRR
- a CDS encoding EcsC family protein, whose product is MSKPLEVVNAVLDAGFEGLGPLCSATGLADEYLADSRYPNHEARIDSLIHWETGKLFTTGFLSGLGGLLTLPVSLPAGLGVSWAVQARLVGAIARIHGHDVEEDRVRTLTLLAIVGDIGKEVVKQAGIEVSQQLGMRALEAVPKHALSSINRAVGFRLVSKASQKGVVNLSKVVPLAGGLVGGAVDALACRAVGATARRLFSPGPGPLVPVPGMSPG
- a CDS encoding ABC transporter substrate-binding protein, translating into MGRLLVLLVALGLCVGGCRRSSEEAGTGGRTRIVFKFQPLWGDPKPFRELLAKYERANPDVELVTEALPNSSDLAHQFFLTSLQGGATDFDVLVADVVWVPEFARAGWVADLSEDFPPARLREDFLPGPVDAVVMNGRTYAVPWYVDVGVLYYRTDLVPRAPRTYEELRRFTRDAMAKTPGLQGYVWQGRQYEGLTCNVYEALWGHGGQSLGPDGRVLLETEAAREALAYLHGLIAEGLSPPTVTGFGEEESRRVFQEGRAVFMRNWPYAWSEAQAEGSPIRGKVGIAPLPTKDGQPGWGTLGGWQLAVNAHVSPARRKAAARLIAHLTSPEANRVLALHYARNPPRLALYDDPELRAEEPFIASLKEALTRARPRPVTPYYLLIADVLQSEFSAAVAGLRTPEVSLTRAQKQVDHLTGEQPKEEAE
- a CDS encoding carbohydrate ABC transporter permease is translated as MKRPGLGTALAVVAFLTFFLGPFLWQVLTSLWPDGELTRPWPSHLTGANYESVLFGRPFLWAVLNSLVVATLTTVFCLTVGASAAFALAKLEFRGRGPLLSAALGVSMFPPIATVSPLYLILNAVGLRDSLVGLALPYTTFALPLTLWVLTSFFRQLPDELYRAARVDGCTPVGAFRRVLLPLAAPGLATTAILVFIFAWNEFLYALTFLSTPEKRTVPVAISLFASEYKEPWGEIAAASVVATLPLVVLTVLFQRRIVSGLTAGAVKE
- a CDS encoding NAD(P)-binding oxidoreductase; amino-acid sequence: MSSAAPRHLFVAGATGATGRTLMRQALAKGIAVTPHVRPRSANTEPASTWPKKAVLELADGPALVEAMKGSTTVLQLIGTMRKRFAAGDTYETSDIGTTRQLVDAAKAAGVDHFVLLTSVGAGSPVGAYLKAKAEAERIVRESGIPYTMVRPPALEGEYHAPPGILHALGKLPLLGNLKPMHLDQLAAVLLRISERRAPLDTALEGKRLWAEVEAVGR
- a CDS encoding ATP-binding protein; translated protein: MSARGSAARELLTPLPSAERPLSILLLEDSPLDAQLVAAQLEEGGLPSTLECVPGRAAFVAALEKGKFDLILSDYNVPGFDGMSALEAAQAVCPDTPFLFVSGALGEDRAIELLKRGATDYVLKDRLERLGPSVRRALREAEGVRLRKRTEEALRRSEERYQLVAHASFDAIWDLDLQTDAMHWIGDATEEVFGFPLEEVGADAAWWRRHIHGEDRERVLAGLQRAFDSDEDRWQDEYRVLRKDGAYAYVAAQGSILRGASGKARRIVGAMRDITERRRAEEERQKLVHEAQARVEFEQQLIGIVSHDLRNPLGAILTGASLMLRRDDIQPWHAKAAARILSAAERATRMIRDLLDFTQARMGGGIPVQAAPCDFHALTLQVVEEARTAHPERTIQMEQAGDGQGTWDSDRMAQVLSNLLGNALKYSPETTPVRVESQGEPDAVVVHVRNGGDPIPPEMLPRIFEPLQRGTTVGRSERSIGLGLYIVRQLVLAHGGTVNAQSSAAEGTVFTVRLPRVPVRDTQ
- a CDS encoding response regulator gives rise to the protein MIELKRILLVEDSANDVALTLAALEEVHLANEVVVVRDGQQALDYLFRKGEYAGRQDGHPAVVLLDLKLPKVDGLEVLEKVKGAPELKAVPVVMLTSSREERDLARSYGLGVNAYVVKPVAFPDFVSALRELGLFWAVVNQPPPGSPGTSGAPK
- a CDS encoding phospholipase D-like domain-containing protein; amino-acid sequence: MGALLLAGCPSACNTKESSRPFQLTGQVGSRGAGFAAALYQTTGVRMEPRNRIRWANNGAVFDVMVEEIGRARASINLVMFIWRPGRASDRMIEALAERTKAGVHCRILVDPLGSGPFEKEVKPRLESIGCEAHLFRPLPADENLARNHRKIVVVDGKVAITGGLAIQDEWLGEARNEKEWRDTNVRVQGPVVAQLQQAFAENWQETTGELLPTTDFPTLSVAQPGLDAAGEGWAAFVSSTANPEVTRAERLTQLMVKAAKKRLWISQAYFTPNDALTALLVEKARAGVDVRVLAPGDKNDQKAITVLQRQTYDTLRAAGVRLWEYQPSMMHAKTMLVDDRLVLVGSINYDALSFNLLEEGSLVLEDLEAARQLEAIFLEDLTHAREVQAEQAQR